The following proteins are encoded in a genomic region of Lactiplantibacillus plantarum:
- a CDS encoding helix-turn-helix domain-containing protein: MQTDLPKQMNYKQALKFFNIGSYNTLYSFIKKGLKVTQIGGVRRIDQDDANEFLEAHKTQVGSEGAE; this comes from the coding sequence ATGCAAACAGATTTGCCAAAGCAAATGAATTACAAGCAAGCACTAAAATTTTTCAACATTGGTTCTTATAACACATTGTATTCGTTCATTAAAAAGGGACTTAAAGTTACACAGATAGGTGGTGTTAGAAGGATTGATCAAGATGACGCAAATGAGTTTTTAGAAGCACATAAAACTCAAGTAGGCAGTGAAGGTGCAGAGTAA